Proteins encoded within one genomic window of Stigmatopora argus isolate UIUO_Sarg chromosome 21, RoL_Sarg_1.0, whole genome shotgun sequence:
- the LOC144066671 gene encoding uncharacterized protein LOC144066671 isoform X1, whose protein sequence is MATLTVRGFALCAVSLFNFGFVFISGADFIRFISFRAIYHNITGETTLCQDSIPWCEALRDSSVLKSLLVDMALLALFTTQHSLLAWPPVKQVCQSMLGSLNRTAYCFTTALALQALMHYWQPVTSAPCLWSVRQAPWSVWFPLFCFTMHFFCWAIICTIIMMFDYPELMGIKQICFLWRRHDLATRRQSGSRSIRRIIIRSRILLARNAAIQAKNLPFFSSSVMSVSSSSSSSLPEWKQLLLERKRREEEERERREKEEEEKFSKMPAWKRGIIQRRKAKQEILVDREKERDLSSIPLVDAQPIVDILSDTDNWLTVSQGNEQFLHPDPSQSPDVDLISMSQVSVETIVPVHENPFMLTQNVWRKGKDDVGCQERSSELEIQEREKDKSTPKSHDGETARGRKIEKKIEKFRDLSEGRDKDKNRDRSQERDNNWEIWEKAPCKDSPNDMAKEKELLKEENAGRSFSPLVPCLRTIRADNIIIIEQNCGASDEKRAKWREMEAERPEEDLQGKRGMKMDLREILAGGASVTEIRASDVLIIKPTLNSEERPTAAAAAAGGAGGAGGAGKGLGREDIEMCTMEAKMENWCRELRTEMSWTREKEISKEKDRPCGQAVVIKDNKKDSLDDNVFYERGGRVSQLLSKFGEFRKPPSRSKSSDNFLRPGRWKNSRENDDRNEERTYHGRNVPVKGVPKRSFSFSDRIVTSKENGLDPDGWKPRERIHSDRSGTSYAKEMPVKCKMGSSPFLEKDQFVKRQNGTLSNQSQSDAIERKNDTGVGFQKRTEDKKLELGERTATGTPGEEDIEGFMMASIKTTEGISFARRIPIRQDGKARTAEKDARKPTKKAFKLDLGAEKDSHSGLYSEGHICDKRDELDKSEACIHRSTAENCFKIESDHKESSNLLSTVPDRGAEWDLLSHHTEELIHKIEKIVDAPDYINDKSEKSYNNKQGVHNESIAHDVNPRPPKGIAAVGIPPGPLEIQIPRTVFYVADEMARKKTTSQSMEVKNSEGGKGVERKDSWRAGGKPLSRVESLREKIRQREQESLRQKTSQGMNGVDVKMISDALTEGDPQERGGTEKEKELESLTPLQNRMIVEAKTEVQTSGSAFDTMQEVDVLKKCPQLPVSVLNSTTVSGEEVSSSPANAPFQDSDEGLQISKDKRDTLKHVEEQVTHRKGQDQGGEGGQVEDTRDPEEEGIESYKSSVAPAQPLSHSPPHPNSLAAMSRIYNLETVGSRSGLCLRERNVDVSSVHLVKVKPLVTSDALKGDAKVFSGDTRGIKTRPLQIEQLQHKEQESVQTENVASTSTTCKDMDAKGRQSKGLKKHQAEDTMKETPEVHHKVCPRRVFSPTSQLKQPNPIIASHLRSRSPDKSLKPSDCAPTPASSPCSSSPSASPSPSPTFFSIRSASGGQVKRGATITITPQKSTGTERTIGTPTSSTPVTSVNTKIPQLMPQTQTTSSVAETVQKKYPTVDEIEVIGGYQNLEKSCLIRTKGPPKRGKVCFDENKLEQVCEYPSETSMLVSTPFPQDLERTEMLPGEEPKEEEGEADVRALMSKSPKNLGTALGRVLRVGQSHPFLKKHNV, encoded by the exons ATGGCGACACTCACAGTTCGTGGATTTGCTCTTTGCGCCGTGTCTTTGTTTAATTTTGGTTTCGTTTTTATATCCGGTGCGGATTTTATCCGATTTATATCATTTCGAGCCATTTACCATAACATCACCGGAGAGACGACACTCTGCCAAG ACTCGATACCATGGTGTGAAGCCCTGCGGGACAGCTCTGTCCTCAAGTCTCTACTTGTAGACATGGCTCTGCTGGCTCTCTTTACCACGCAGCACAGTCTACTTGCATGGCCGCCCGTCAAACAGGTCTGTCAGTCCATGTTGGGCTCCTTGAACAGGACGGCGTACTGCTTCACTACTGCACTGGCACTTCAG GCCTTGATGCATTACTGGCAGCCGGTAACTAGCGCCCCCTGTCTCTGGTCAGTGCGCCAAGCACCCTGGAGTGTTTGGTTCCCCCTGTTCTGCTTCACCATGCACTTCTTCTGTTGGGCCATCATCTGCACCATCATTATGATGTTTGACTACCCTGAACTGATGGGCATCAAGCAG atttgttttctttggaGACGCCATGATCTAGCGACAAGAAGGCAAAGTGGATCCAGAAGTATTAGACGGATAATAATACGAAGCAGGATTCTT TTGGCAAGAAACGCAGCCATCCAGGCCAAAAACCTGCCCTTCTTCTCTTCTTCTGTTATGTctgtctcctcctcctcctcctcctctcttccGGAATGGAAGCAGCTCCTGTTGGAGAGAAAGAggagagaagaagaagagcgcgaaaggagagaaaaagaggaggaggagaagttTTCCAAAATGCCCGCCTGGAAGCGAGGGATTATTCAGCGAAGGAAGGCAAAGCAGGAAATTCTGGTTGAcagggagaaagaaagagacCTGTCTTCTATCCCATTGGTGGACGCTCAACCCATCGTGGATATCCTAAGTGATACGGACAACTGGCTAACTGTCAGTCAGGGAAATGAACAATTCCTCCATCCAGATCCGAGCCAGTCGCCAGATGTAGACCTTATATCAATGAGTCAGGTCTCGGTGGAAACCATTGTTCCGGTCCATGAAAACCCCTTTATGCTCACACAGAATGTGTGGAGGAAGGGTAAAGACGATGTTGGGTGCCAGGAGAGAAGCAGTGAGTTGGAGATACAAGAACGGGAAAAGGATAAATCGACCCCGAAGAGTCATGATGGGGAGACCGCAAGAGGCAGGAAGATAGAGAAGAAAATAGAAAAGTTTCGAGATTTGAGTGAAGGCCGTGACAAAGACAAGAACAGAGACAGGAGTCAAGAGAGAGACAATAACTGGGAGATTTGGGAAAAGGCTCCTTGTAAAGACTCACCAAATGATATGGCCAAGGAGAAAGAATTGTTAAAGGAGGAAAATGCAGGAAGGTCCTTTTCTCCACTTGTCCCTTGTCTTCGAACCATCCGTGCAGACaatatcatcatcatcgaaCAGAACTGCGGCGCTAGTGACGAGAAAAGGGCAAaatggagagagatggaggcGGAGCGGCCAGAGGAGGACTTGCAAGGAAAGAGGGGGATGAAGATGGATCTAAGGGAGATCCTGGCGGGGGGTGCCAGTGTCACGGAGATCCGAGCCTCCGATGTTTTGATCATTAAACCCACGCTGAACAGTGAAGAGCGAcctacagcagcagcagcagcagcaggaggagcaggaggagcaggaggagcagGTAAAGGCTTGGGGAGAGAGGATATTGAGATGTGCACCATGGAGGCCAAGATGGAGAACTGGTGTAGGGAACTCAGAACTGAAATGTCATGGACGAGGGAAAAGGAGATTTCCAAAGAAAAAGACAGACCGTGTGGCCAGGCAGTAGTGATCAAGGATAACAAGAAAGATAGCTTGGATGACAATGTGTTTTATGAAAGAGGAGGCAGAGTTAGCCAACTTCTCTCCAAATTTGGGGAGTTCCGTAAGCCTCCCTCCAGATCAAAAAGTTCCGACAATTTCCTCAGGCCGGGTAGGTGGAAAAACTCCAGGGAAAATGATGATCGCAACGAAGAGAGGACATACCATGGGAGAAATGTGCCGGTGAAAGGTGTGCCAAAACGTTCTTTTAGCTTCTCTGATAGAATTGTCACTTCGAAGGAAAATGGCTTGGATCCAGATGGATGGAAACCACGTGAACGGATACATTCAGACAGGAGTGGGACAAGTTACGCCAAGGAAATGCCAGTCAAGTGTAAAATGGGGTCTTCACCATTTTTGGAGAAAGACCAATTTGTAAAGCGTCAAAATGGGACATTATCCAATCAAAGCCAGAGTGATGcaatagagagaaaaaatgatacAGGAGTGGGATTTCAAAAGAGGACTGAAGACAAGAAATTAGAGCTTGGTGAAAGGACGGCCACAGGGACACCGGGTGAGGAAGATATAGAAGGTTTCATGATGGCTTCCATTAAAACCACAGAGGGAATTTCATTTGCAAGAAGAATTCCAATCAGGCAAGATGGAAAAGCAAGGACGGCTGAAAAAGACGCgaggaaacccacaaaaaaagcttttaaattGGATCTCGGTGCGGAGAAAGATTCCCACTCCGGATTATACTCGGAGGGACACATTTGCGACAAAAGGGATGAATTGGACAAATCGGAGGCATGTATCCATCGAAGTACGGCCGAGAATTGCTTCAAGATTGAATCGGACCACAAGGAGAGCTCCAATTTGCTCAGTACTGTACCAGATCGAGGGGCAGAGTGGGATCTGTTGTCCCATCACACCGAAGAACTGATCCACAAAATCGAAAAAATTGTAGATGCTCCTGATTATATCAATGACAAAAGTGAAAAAtcttacaacaacaaacagggaGTTCACAATGAGTCCATTGCTCATGATGTAAACCCCAGACCTCCCAAAGGAATCGCCGCTGTGGGGATCCCTCCAGGTCCCCTTGAGATCCAGATCCCAAGGACTGTTTTTTATGTTGCAGACGAGATGGCAAGAAAGAAGACCACGAGTCAAAGCATGGAAGTTAAAAACTCTGAAGGTGGAAAAGGAGTAGAGAGGAAAGATAGTTGGAGGGCCGGCGGCAAGCCCTTGAGTCGCGTAGAGTCTCTGCGAGAGAAAATTAGACAGAGAGAGCAGGAGAGCCTAAGGCAGAAAACGTCACAGGGCATGAATGGGGTTGATGTGAAAATGATTTCTGATGCATTGACTGAAGGAGATCCACAAGAAAGGGGTGGGACTGAAAAGGAGAAAGAGTTGGAATCCTTGACTCCTTTGCAAAATAGGATGATTGTGGAGGCAAAAACAGAGGTGCAGACATCCGGGTCTGCATTTGACACCATGCAGGAAGTTGACGTGTTGAAAAAGTGCCCTCAGCTTCCTGTTTCTGTTCTAAACTCAACCACTGTCAGTGGAGAGGAAGTCAGTAGCAGCCCTGCCAATGCGCCCTTCCAAGATAGCGACGAAGGTCTTCAAATATCCAAGGATAAACGAGACACTTTGAAACATGTGGAAGAACAAGTGACGCACCGTAAGGGCCAAGATCAAGGTGGAGAGGGAGGACAAGTAGAAGACACGAGGGACCCCGAGGAAGAAGGGATCGAGAGCTACAAATCGTCCGTTGCTCCAGCGCAACCTCTTTCTCATTCGCCACCTCATCCCAACTCTCTTGCAGCAATGAGTCGGATCTACAACTTGGAGACCGTTGGCTCAAGGTCAGGCTTGTGTTTAAGAGAAAGAAACGTGGACGTTTCGTCGGTGCATCTGGTTAAGGTGAAGCCCCTCGTCACTTCCGATGCACTGAAGGGAGATGCTAAAGTGTTCTCGGGTGACACCCGTGGAATTAAGACAAGACCACTCCAAATTGAACAGTTACAACATAAGGAGCAGGAATCGGTGCAAACTGAAAACGTTGCCTCGACGTCAACAACTTGTAAGGACATGGATGCCAAAGGACGCCAAagcaaaggattaaaaaaacatcaggccGAAGACACGATGAAAGAAACCCCAGAAGTGCACCACAAAGTTTGTCCCAGGAGGGTTTTTTCACCAACATCCCAGCTCAAACAGCCAAACCCAATCATTGCCTCACACCTCAGGAGCCGATCTCCAGACAAATCTCTTAAACCCTCTGACTGTGCACCAACCCCAGCCTCCTCACCATGTTCGTCCTCCCCCTCTGCTTCTCCATCACCATCGCCAACATTCTTCTCCATTCGCAGTGCCTCTGGCGGTCAAGTGAAAAGAGGAGCCACCATTAcaatcaccccccaaaaatccacgGGAACAGAAAGAACTATTGGAACCCCAACGTCATCCACCCCCGTCACTTCTGTCAATACAAAAATCCCCCAGCTGATGCCACAAACCCAGACAACCTCTAGTGTGGCTGAAACCGTGCAGAAGAAGTATCCAACAGTGGACGAAATTGAAGTGATTGGTGGCTATCAGAACTTGGAGAAATCATGTCTCATTCGGACCAAAGGTCCACCAAAAAGG
- the LOC144066671 gene encoding uncharacterized protein LOC144066671 isoform X3, which yields MATLTVRGFALCAVSLFNFGFVFISGADFIRFISFRAIYHNITGETTLCQDSIPWCEALRDSSVLKSLLVDMALLALFTTQHSLLAWPPVKQVCQSMLGSLNRTAYCFTTALALQALMHYWQPVTSAPCLWSVRQAPWSVWFPLFCFTMHFFCWAIICTIIMMFDYPELMGIKQICFLWRRHDLATRRQSGSRSIRRIIIRSRILLARNAAIQAKNLPFFSSSVMSVSSSSSSSLPEWKQLLLERKRREEEERERREKEEEEKFSKMPAWKRGIIQRRKAKQEILVDREKERDLSSIPLVDAQPIVDILSDTDNWLTVSQGNEQFLHPDPSQSPDVDLISMSQVSVETIVPVHENPFMLTQNVWRKGKDDVGCQERSSELEIQEREKDKSTPKSHDGETARGRKIEKKIEKFRDLSEGRDKDKNRDRSQERDNNWEIWEKAPCKDSPNDMAKEKELLKEENAGRSFSPLVPCLRTIRADNIIIIEQNCGASDEKRAKWREMEAERPEEDLQGKRGMKMDLREILAGGASVTEIRASDVLIIKPTLNSEERPTAAAAAAGGAGGAGGAGKGLGREDIEMCTMEAKMENWCRELRTEMSWTREKEISKEKDRPCGQAVVIKDNKKDSLDDNVFYERGGRVSQLLSKFGEFRKPPSRSKSSDNFLRPGRWKNSRENDDRNEERTYHGRNVPVKGVPKRSFSFSDRIVTSKENGLDPDGWKPRERIHSDRSGTSYAKEMPVKCKMGSSPFLEKDQFVKRQNGTLSNQSQSDAIERKNDTGVGFQKRTEDKKLELGERTATGTPGEEDIEGFMMASIKTTEGISFARRIPIRQDGKARTAEKDARKPTKKAFKLDLGAEKDSHSGLYSEGHICDKRDELDKSEACIHRSTAENCFKIESDHKESSNLLSTVPDRGAEWDLLSHHTEELIHKIEKIVDAPDYINDKSEKSYNNKQGVHNESIAHDVNPRPPKGIAAVGIPPGPLEIQIPRTVFYVADEMARKKTTSQSMEVKNSEGGKGVERKDSWRAGGKPLSRVESLREKIRQREQESLRQKTSQGMNGVDVKMISDALTEGDPQERGGTEKEKELESLTPLQNRMIVEAKTEVQTSGSAFDTMQEVDVLKKCPQLPVSVLNSTTVSGEEVSSSPANAPFQDSDEGLQISKDKRDTLKHVEEQVTHRKGQDQGGEGGQVEDTRDPEEEGIESYKSSVAPAQPLSHSPPHPNSLAAMSRIYNLETVGSRSGLCLRERNVDVSSVHLVKVKPLVTSDALKGDAKVFSGDTRGIKTRPLQIEQLQHKEQESVQTENVASTSTTCKDMDAKGRQSKGLKKHQAEDTMKETPEVHHKVCPRRVFSPTSQLKQPNPIIASHLRSRSPDKSLKPSDCAPTPASSPCSSSPSASPSPSPTFFSIRSASGGQVKRGATITITPQKSTGTERTIGTPTSSTPVTSVNTKIPQLMPQTQTTSSVAETVQKKYPTVDEIEVIGGYQNLEKSCLIRTKGPPKRGKVCFDENKLEQVCEYPSETSMLVSTPFPQDLERTEMLPGEEPKEEEDESCPR from the exons ATGGCGACACTCACAGTTCGTGGATTTGCTCTTTGCGCCGTGTCTTTGTTTAATTTTGGTTTCGTTTTTATATCCGGTGCGGATTTTATCCGATTTATATCATTTCGAGCCATTTACCATAACATCACCGGAGAGACGACACTCTGCCAAG ACTCGATACCATGGTGTGAAGCCCTGCGGGACAGCTCTGTCCTCAAGTCTCTACTTGTAGACATGGCTCTGCTGGCTCTCTTTACCACGCAGCACAGTCTACTTGCATGGCCGCCCGTCAAACAGGTCTGTCAGTCCATGTTGGGCTCCTTGAACAGGACGGCGTACTGCTTCACTACTGCACTGGCACTTCAG GCCTTGATGCATTACTGGCAGCCGGTAACTAGCGCCCCCTGTCTCTGGTCAGTGCGCCAAGCACCCTGGAGTGTTTGGTTCCCCCTGTTCTGCTTCACCATGCACTTCTTCTGTTGGGCCATCATCTGCACCATCATTATGATGTTTGACTACCCTGAACTGATGGGCATCAAGCAG atttgttttctttggaGACGCCATGATCTAGCGACAAGAAGGCAAAGTGGATCCAGAAGTATTAGACGGATAATAATACGAAGCAGGATTCTT TTGGCAAGAAACGCAGCCATCCAGGCCAAAAACCTGCCCTTCTTCTCTTCTTCTGTTATGTctgtctcctcctcctcctcctcctctcttccGGAATGGAAGCAGCTCCTGTTGGAGAGAAAGAggagagaagaagaagagcgcgaaaggagagaaaaagaggaggaggagaagttTTCCAAAATGCCCGCCTGGAAGCGAGGGATTATTCAGCGAAGGAAGGCAAAGCAGGAAATTCTGGTTGAcagggagaaagaaagagacCTGTCTTCTATCCCATTGGTGGACGCTCAACCCATCGTGGATATCCTAAGTGATACGGACAACTGGCTAACTGTCAGTCAGGGAAATGAACAATTCCTCCATCCAGATCCGAGCCAGTCGCCAGATGTAGACCTTATATCAATGAGTCAGGTCTCGGTGGAAACCATTGTTCCGGTCCATGAAAACCCCTTTATGCTCACACAGAATGTGTGGAGGAAGGGTAAAGACGATGTTGGGTGCCAGGAGAGAAGCAGTGAGTTGGAGATACAAGAACGGGAAAAGGATAAATCGACCCCGAAGAGTCATGATGGGGAGACCGCAAGAGGCAGGAAGATAGAGAAGAAAATAGAAAAGTTTCGAGATTTGAGTGAAGGCCGTGACAAAGACAAGAACAGAGACAGGAGTCAAGAGAGAGACAATAACTGGGAGATTTGGGAAAAGGCTCCTTGTAAAGACTCACCAAATGATATGGCCAAGGAGAAAGAATTGTTAAAGGAGGAAAATGCAGGAAGGTCCTTTTCTCCACTTGTCCCTTGTCTTCGAACCATCCGTGCAGACaatatcatcatcatcgaaCAGAACTGCGGCGCTAGTGACGAGAAAAGGGCAAaatggagagagatggaggcGGAGCGGCCAGAGGAGGACTTGCAAGGAAAGAGGGGGATGAAGATGGATCTAAGGGAGATCCTGGCGGGGGGTGCCAGTGTCACGGAGATCCGAGCCTCCGATGTTTTGATCATTAAACCCACGCTGAACAGTGAAGAGCGAcctacagcagcagcagcagcagcaggaggagcaggaggagcaggaggagcagGTAAAGGCTTGGGGAGAGAGGATATTGAGATGTGCACCATGGAGGCCAAGATGGAGAACTGGTGTAGGGAACTCAGAACTGAAATGTCATGGACGAGGGAAAAGGAGATTTCCAAAGAAAAAGACAGACCGTGTGGCCAGGCAGTAGTGATCAAGGATAACAAGAAAGATAGCTTGGATGACAATGTGTTTTATGAAAGAGGAGGCAGAGTTAGCCAACTTCTCTCCAAATTTGGGGAGTTCCGTAAGCCTCCCTCCAGATCAAAAAGTTCCGACAATTTCCTCAGGCCGGGTAGGTGGAAAAACTCCAGGGAAAATGATGATCGCAACGAAGAGAGGACATACCATGGGAGAAATGTGCCGGTGAAAGGTGTGCCAAAACGTTCTTTTAGCTTCTCTGATAGAATTGTCACTTCGAAGGAAAATGGCTTGGATCCAGATGGATGGAAACCACGTGAACGGATACATTCAGACAGGAGTGGGACAAGTTACGCCAAGGAAATGCCAGTCAAGTGTAAAATGGGGTCTTCACCATTTTTGGAGAAAGACCAATTTGTAAAGCGTCAAAATGGGACATTATCCAATCAAAGCCAGAGTGATGcaatagagagaaaaaatgatacAGGAGTGGGATTTCAAAAGAGGACTGAAGACAAGAAATTAGAGCTTGGTGAAAGGACGGCCACAGGGACACCGGGTGAGGAAGATATAGAAGGTTTCATGATGGCTTCCATTAAAACCACAGAGGGAATTTCATTTGCAAGAAGAATTCCAATCAGGCAAGATGGAAAAGCAAGGACGGCTGAAAAAGACGCgaggaaacccacaaaaaaagcttttaaattGGATCTCGGTGCGGAGAAAGATTCCCACTCCGGATTATACTCGGAGGGACACATTTGCGACAAAAGGGATGAATTGGACAAATCGGAGGCATGTATCCATCGAAGTACGGCCGAGAATTGCTTCAAGATTGAATCGGACCACAAGGAGAGCTCCAATTTGCTCAGTACTGTACCAGATCGAGGGGCAGAGTGGGATCTGTTGTCCCATCACACCGAAGAACTGATCCACAAAATCGAAAAAATTGTAGATGCTCCTGATTATATCAATGACAAAAGTGAAAAAtcttacaacaacaaacagggaGTTCACAATGAGTCCATTGCTCATGATGTAAACCCCAGACCTCCCAAAGGAATCGCCGCTGTGGGGATCCCTCCAGGTCCCCTTGAGATCCAGATCCCAAGGACTGTTTTTTATGTTGCAGACGAGATGGCAAGAAAGAAGACCACGAGTCAAAGCATGGAAGTTAAAAACTCTGAAGGTGGAAAAGGAGTAGAGAGGAAAGATAGTTGGAGGGCCGGCGGCAAGCCCTTGAGTCGCGTAGAGTCTCTGCGAGAGAAAATTAGACAGAGAGAGCAGGAGAGCCTAAGGCAGAAAACGTCACAGGGCATGAATGGGGTTGATGTGAAAATGATTTCTGATGCATTGACTGAAGGAGATCCACAAGAAAGGGGTGGGACTGAAAAGGAGAAAGAGTTGGAATCCTTGACTCCTTTGCAAAATAGGATGATTGTGGAGGCAAAAACAGAGGTGCAGACATCCGGGTCTGCATTTGACACCATGCAGGAAGTTGACGTGTTGAAAAAGTGCCCTCAGCTTCCTGTTTCTGTTCTAAACTCAACCACTGTCAGTGGAGAGGAAGTCAGTAGCAGCCCTGCCAATGCGCCCTTCCAAGATAGCGACGAAGGTCTTCAAATATCCAAGGATAAACGAGACACTTTGAAACATGTGGAAGAACAAGTGACGCACCGTAAGGGCCAAGATCAAGGTGGAGAGGGAGGACAAGTAGAAGACACGAGGGACCCCGAGGAAGAAGGGATCGAGAGCTACAAATCGTCCGTTGCTCCAGCGCAACCTCTTTCTCATTCGCCACCTCATCCCAACTCTCTTGCAGCAATGAGTCGGATCTACAACTTGGAGACCGTTGGCTCAAGGTCAGGCTTGTGTTTAAGAGAAAGAAACGTGGACGTTTCGTCGGTGCATCTGGTTAAGGTGAAGCCCCTCGTCACTTCCGATGCACTGAAGGGAGATGCTAAAGTGTTCTCGGGTGACACCCGTGGAATTAAGACAAGACCACTCCAAATTGAACAGTTACAACATAAGGAGCAGGAATCGGTGCAAACTGAAAACGTTGCCTCGACGTCAACAACTTGTAAGGACATGGATGCCAAAGGACGCCAAagcaaaggattaaaaaaacatcaggccGAAGACACGATGAAAGAAACCCCAGAAGTGCACCACAAAGTTTGTCCCAGGAGGGTTTTTTCACCAACATCCCAGCTCAAACAGCCAAACCCAATCATTGCCTCACACCTCAGGAGCCGATCTCCAGACAAATCTCTTAAACCCTCTGACTGTGCACCAACCCCAGCCTCCTCACCATGTTCGTCCTCCCCCTCTGCTTCTCCATCACCATCGCCAACATTCTTCTCCATTCGCAGTGCCTCTGGCGGTCAAGTGAAAAGAGGAGCCACCATTAcaatcaccccccaaaaatccacgGGAACAGAAAGAACTATTGGAACCCCAACGTCATCCACCCCCGTCACTTCTGTCAATACAAAAATCCCCCAGCTGATGCCACAAACCCAGACAACCTCTAGTGTGGCTGAAACCGTGCAGAAGAAGTATCCAACAGTGGACGAAATTGAAGTGATTGGTGGCTATCAGAACTTGGAGAAATCATGTCTCATTCGGACCAAAGGTCCACCAAAAAGG